A part of Larkinella insperata genomic DNA contains:
- a CDS encoding type II toxin-antitoxin system death-on-curing family toxin — MNYPDVEDIISLHKLIIQQSGGSAGIRDQGGLGAAVAQPRMTFASKDLYPTIGEKASAICFSLVLNHPFVDGNKRIGQAAMEFFLLLNGYEVEADVDEQERIILDLAAGLLDRDAFTQWLNKRIVSLNY; from the coding sequence ATGAATTACCCAGATGTTGAAGATATTATTTCACTACATAAGCTTATCATTCAACAATCTGGCGGGAGTGCAGGCATTCGTGATCAGGGCGGACTGGGTGCGGCTGTGGCTCAACCCCGAATGACCTTTGCCAGTAAAGACCTCTACCCGACGATTGGAGAAAAAGCATCGGCCATCTGTTTCTCATTGGTATTGAATCATCCTTTTGTGGATGGAAACAAGCGAATTGGGCAGGCCGCTATGGAATTCTTTTTGTTGCTCAACGGATATGAAGTGGAGGCTGATGTGGATGAGCAAGAACGAATAATTTTGGATTTAGCGGCTGGTCTATTAGACCGGGATGCATTTACTCAATGGTTAAACAAACGAATTGTTTCGCTTAATTATTAA
- a CDS encoding porin family protein, with protein MKSSLLTVCLVAVGLLAEAQTTKPKTTAPAAKPQSAATAQKKPAATAPKKTTTAYKPKTTAKKPVAKPAVATAPKAATTAVASAPAAAETEPVLAQQTAVETTPVEAVEKETGKRSKKSKAEKPEKTKAPKAEKVAKVKPEQPARVKTENTYSGKGLSVGIRGGANAWLNEFVSEDMGSNGEQVLAPGFTGGLVINYGLGNVFSIQPEILYTRRSVKTTGEAEGQKASLILSTSAIEVPLLLKLSFGRKVRVFVNAGPYAAYGLDARAKLVVNGETVAEDTQKLTKDDARLEYGATGGLGVAFPVGPGRLTVEGRYTYSLGTNADPQPAGYISQQISTVSVGYVIPLGRK; from the coding sequence ATGAAATCATCCTTGTTGACCGTTTGTCTGGTCGCAGTCGGCCTGTTGGCGGAGGCTCAGACAACGAAGCCCAAAACCACGGCCCCGGCCGCTAAACCGCAGTCAGCCGCTACGGCACAAAAGAAACCGGCAGCTACCGCACCGAAAAAAACGACCACCGCCTACAAGCCTAAAACGACCGCCAAAAAACCGGTTGCGAAACCGGCCGTAGCCACTGCGCCAAAAGCCGCCACAACGGCCGTCGCTTCGGCCCCGGCAGCCGCCGAAACGGAACCCGTGCTAGCTCAGCAAACTGCGGTAGAAACGACGCCGGTTGAAGCCGTCGAGAAGGAAACCGGCAAACGGTCGAAAAAATCCAAAGCGGAAAAACCGGAAAAAACCAAAGCACCCAAGGCTGAAAAAGTGGCAAAGGTGAAACCGGAACAACCCGCCAGGGTCAAAACGGAAAACACCTACTCCGGCAAGGGCCTGTCGGTCGGTATTCGGGGTGGGGCCAATGCCTGGCTTAACGAATTTGTGTCAGAAGATATGGGTAGTAATGGTGAGCAGGTCCTGGCACCCGGTTTCACGGGCGGTTTGGTGATCAACTACGGCCTTGGTAATGTCTTCTCGATTCAGCCGGAGATTTTATATACCCGCCGGTCGGTAAAAACTACCGGAGAAGCAGAAGGTCAGAAAGCTTCCCTGATCTTATCAACCAGCGCTATTGAAGTTCCGCTTTTACTGAAATTGTCTTTCGGTCGGAAGGTTCGGGTTTTCGTCAATGCCGGTCCGTACGCGGCTTACGGCCTTGATGCACGTGCCAAGCTAGTGGTTAACGGTGAAACGGTGGCTGAAGACACCCAGAAGCTAACCAAAGATGACGCCCGCTTGGAGTACGGCGCAACCGGTGGACTGGGCGTGGCATTTCCCGTCGGACCGGGCCGACTGACGGTCGAAGGGCGGTATACCTACAGCCTGGGAACTAACGCCGATCCACAACCGGCTGGATACATCAGCCAGCAGATTTCTACCGTCTCGGTCGGGTACGTGATCCCGCTCGGAAGAAAATAA
- a CDS encoding homoserine kinase codes for MDSIKVFAPATVANVACGFDIFGFAVDNPGDEIIIRKSSQPGVRIKAIVGDEGRLPKQTERNTAGIAIQTYLKHIESDQGLDVILHKKMPLGSGLGSSAASAVAGVFAINELLGRPLKQIDLLPFAMEGERLACGSAHADNVAPSLMGGFVVVRSYTPLDIITINTPAQLYATIVHPEIEVNTKDARHILKNEVSMKNTIIQMGNVAGLIAGLMKPDYDLIGRSMVDVIIEPIRSILIPEFNEVKHAALDAGALGCSISGSGPSMFALSRDQDTAQRVGVSMQAAFQTVGIGSEVYVSGINQEGPRIIG; via the coding sequence GTGGATTCTATAAAAGTATTTGCCCCCGCCACCGTGGCCAACGTTGCCTGCGGTTTTGACATCTTTGGTTTTGCCGTCGATAATCCCGGTGACGAAATTATTATCCGCAAGAGCAGCCAGCCGGGCGTCCGGATCAAAGCCATCGTGGGCGACGAAGGCCGTTTGCCCAAGCAAACCGAGCGGAATACTGCCGGAATTGCCATTCAAACGTACCTGAAACACATCGAATCCGACCAGGGACTGGACGTCATTCTGCACAAAAAAATGCCGTTGGGCAGCGGCCTGGGTTCCAGTGCCGCCAGCGCCGTGGCCGGGGTGTTCGCCATCAACGAGTTACTGGGCCGTCCGCTCAAGCAAATCGATCTGCTTCCGTTTGCGATGGAAGGTGAGCGGCTGGCCTGCGGCTCGGCCCACGCCGACAACGTAGCGCCTTCCCTGATGGGTGGTTTCGTGGTGGTTCGCAGCTACACCCCCCTCGACATTATTACCATCAATACCCCCGCGCAGCTCTACGCGACCATTGTTCACCCGGAAATTGAGGTCAACACCAAAGACGCGCGCCATATCCTGAAAAATGAGGTGTCGATGAAAAACACCATCATTCAGATGGGCAACGTGGCGGGCCTGATTGCGGGACTGATGAAACCCGACTACGACCTGATTGGCCGCTCGATGGTTGATGTGATCATTGAGCCGATCCGCTCCATTCTTATCCCCGAATTCAACGAAGTTAAACACGCGGCCCTCGATGCGGGTGCCCTCGGGTGCAGCATTTCCGGCTCCGGTCCTTCCATGTTTGCCCTCAGCCGCGACCAGGACACGGCCCAACGGGTTGGCGTCAGCATGCAGGCGGCTTTCCAGACCGTTGGTATCGGCAGCGAAGTGTACGTATCCGGCATCAACCAGGAAGGTCCCCGAATCATTGGGTAA
- a CDS encoding capsule assembly Wzi family protein — MIRALLLFFLCPPFAFGQPVVETRPTQFFAELGGFYAPGQPTPFWMRTNQYGIIPSTLPCASLRAGVQQDYRFYPLSDTPTTKRRDRFGIGYGFELISNFDAQAKMSVLLPEAYVKVRAGVFDITAGRRREIVGLIDSTLSSGSYSWSGNALPMPKVQISLADYTPIGFTKGLLAFRGTFAHGWFGNHNRKVTHSYLHQKSLYARLGKPNWPVKFYAGFNHQAQWGGLTDELPESLAKNGRLPSRFQDYLFVLTGNSLGRLIELDTARYSRFDRENRIGNHLGSIDIGVEYSSKAVSLLLYHQSVYEDGSLYYLTNIEDGLTGLRFRNLNAAPSGLRITGAVVEFLYTKSQGGSVFDDHNKLRGRDNYFNHAQYRDGWSYFGRTIGTPFITPVTDTRPELSQYGFFSNNRVRAYHAGIQGKFATNCGFQFKFSYSQNYGTYEAPFSETIRQFSSYMMLELPLTQRGLRVNFSAAADQGDLFRYSNAVYAGIRKTWDYHKYRIGK, encoded by the coding sequence ATGATAAGAGCGCTACTTCTCTTTTTTCTCTGTCCGCCTTTTGCCTTTGGTCAGCCCGTCGTTGAAACCCGGCCAACGCAATTTTTTGCGGAATTGGGCGGCTTTTACGCTCCCGGCCAACCAACTCCCTTCTGGATGCGTACCAACCAGTACGGCATTATTCCCAGTACGCTGCCCTGCGCCAGTTTGCGGGCGGGTGTCCAGCAGGATTACCGGTTTTATCCGCTGTCGGATACGCCCACGACCAAACGACGCGATCGGTTTGGCATTGGATACGGTTTTGAATTGATCTCTAACTTTGATGCTCAAGCAAAAATGTCAGTATTGCTGCCGGAAGCGTATGTAAAGGTTCGGGCCGGTGTTTTTGACATTACGGCCGGGCGTCGGCGCGAAATTGTGGGACTGATCGATTCCACCCTCAGTTCCGGTTCGTATAGCTGGTCGGGTAACGCGCTTCCCATGCCCAAAGTGCAGATCAGCCTGGCCGATTACACGCCCATCGGTTTCACAAAGGGGCTGCTGGCCTTCCGGGGCACATTTGCTCACGGCTGGTTTGGCAATCACAACCGCAAAGTCACTCATTCGTACCTGCACCAGAAATCGCTCTATGCGCGGCTAGGAAAACCCAACTGGCCCGTTAAGTTTTACGCCGGATTCAACCACCAGGCGCAGTGGGGCGGCCTAACGGATGAACTGCCCGAGTCGCTGGCGAAAAATGGCCGGCTTCCCTCCCGGTTTCAGGATTATCTGTTTGTGCTGACCGGCAATAGCCTGGGCCGGTTGATTGAACTGGATACCGCCCGTTACAGCCGTTTTGACCGCGAAAACCGGATCGGCAACCACCTGGGAAGCATTGATATAGGAGTAGAATATAGCTCAAAAGCCGTTTCGCTTCTGCTGTACCACCAGAGCGTTTACGAAGACGGCTCGTTGTATTACCTGACCAACATTGAAGACGGCCTGACGGGTTTGCGGTTCCGCAATCTGAACGCGGCTCCGTCGGGCCTGCGGATCACCGGGGCCGTCGTTGAATTTCTGTACACCAAAAGCCAGGGCGGAAGTGTATTCGACGATCACAACAAACTCCGGGGGCGCGACAATTATTTCAACCACGCCCAGTACCGCGATGGCTGGTCGTATTTCGGCCGGACCATCGGCACCCCGTTCATCACCCCCGTCACCGACACCAGGCCCGAACTGTCGCAGTACGGTTTTTTCAGCAACAACCGGGTACGGGCCTACCACGCCGGTATTCAGGGAAAGTTTGCGACCAACTGCGGTTTCCAGTTCAAGTTTTCCTACAGCCAGAACTACGGCACCTATGAGGCCCCGTTTTCGGAAACCATCCGGCAATTTTCGTCCTACATGATGCTTGAACTGCCCCTCACGCAGCGCGGCTTACGAGTTAACTTTTCCGCAGCCGCCGACCAGGGTGACCTGTTCCGGTACAGCAACGCCGTGTACGCCGGAATCCGCAAAACGTGGGATTACCATAAATACCGGATTGGCAAATAG
- the thrA gene encoding bifunctional aspartate kinase/homoserine dehydrogenase I gives MNVLKFGGTSVKSAENIKKVISIILNHRQNGDVLGAVVLSAMSGVTNQLIEIGRMAATNNPDYLELIRGIEERHFNVIKSLIPIKEQSKVFATVRGTVNELEDLLRGVSLIRELSDRTLDLVMSFGERLSCLVISECLKSKGVPARFCDARQLIRTDAQFSMAEVEETATNQQIKDYFSTIGADLPIVTGFIGSTAQNETTTLGRGGSDYTASILGAALNADFIDIWTDVDGMMTADPRKVPNAFNIPTITYAEAMELSHFGAKVIYPPTLQPAFAKNIPIRILNTFNASHEGTVISRTADRRDFTITGISSIDDIVLVNIQGSGMIGVAGVSAKLFSTLAHYKISVILISQASSEHSICFAIEPRNADRVREILEAEFATEILHGHIDNISIERDLSIIATVGEGMKKSSGIAGKLFSVLGKNGVNIIAIAQGSSEINISVVINKNNLSKALNAMHNVFFQSEARILNLYLVGAGLIGRTLLQQIQAQYEYLRTEKSLRICLVGVSNTKKMLLDPKGIDLTNWQERLSSEGVTTSLPAFVDKLKDYNLPNSVFIDCTADKDIPLFYEPLLNANVSIVTPNKVANSGPYADYKRLQRATVRRGVKFLYETNVGAGLPIINTLQGLMTSGDRFLKIEAILSGTLSYIFNTFRPGVSFAEVVREAKAKGFTEPDPREDLSGMDVARKILILAREAGFELEPSDVTINNLLPESCIAAPSIPAFFEELERNNAFFENLLQEAENRNEKLRYVATFENGKVTIELRSVGFEHPFYSLSGADNIISFTTERYKERPLVIKGPGAGAEVTATGVFADVVSIGSYLA, from the coding sequence ATGAACGTCCTCAAATTTGGCGGAACGTCGGTAAAGTCCGCTGAAAACATTAAAAAGGTCATTTCCATCATCCTAAACCACCGCCAGAACGGCGATGTACTCGGTGCGGTTGTTTTATCTGCAATGAGTGGCGTTACCAATCAGTTGATTGAAATTGGCCGGATGGCTGCCACCAACAATCCGGATTATCTGGAACTGATTCGGGGCATTGAGGAGCGGCATTTCAACGTCATTAAAAGCCTGATTCCGATCAAGGAGCAGAGCAAGGTATTTGCTACGGTTCGCGGGACGGTCAACGAACTGGAAGATCTGTTGCGGGGCGTTTCGCTGATCCGCGAATTGTCCGACCGGACGCTGGACCTGGTGATGAGCTTCGGCGAGCGGCTGTCCTGCCTGGTCATCAGCGAATGCCTGAAAAGTAAAGGCGTTCCGGCCCGGTTTTGCGACGCCCGCCAGCTGATCCGCACCGACGCGCAGTTCAGCATGGCGGAAGTGGAAGAGACCGCAACCAATCAGCAAATCAAGGATTATTTCTCCACCATCGGGGCTGATCTGCCCATTGTTACCGGCTTCATCGGTTCGACGGCTCAGAACGAAACCACGACGCTCGGCCGGGGCGGCTCCGACTACACGGCTTCCATCCTGGGCGCGGCCCTGAATGCCGACTTCATCGACATCTGGACCGACGTGGACGGGATGATGACCGCCGACCCGCGCAAGGTGCCGAACGCGTTCAACATCCCGACCATCACGTACGCCGAAGCGATGGAGCTGAGCCACTTCGGCGCTAAAGTGATTTACCCGCCCACGCTGCAACCGGCTTTTGCCAAAAACATTCCGATCCGGATTCTGAATACATTCAACGCCAGCCACGAGGGAACGGTCATTAGCCGCACCGCCGACCGGCGCGATTTCACCATCACGGGGATTTCGTCGATCGACGACATTGTGCTGGTCAACATCCAGGGCAGCGGGATGATCGGAGTGGCTGGGGTGTCGGCCAAGCTGTTCAGCACGCTGGCGCATTACAAAATCAGCGTCATTCTGATCTCGCAGGCGTCGTCGGAGCACTCCATCTGTTTCGCCATCGAACCGCGCAACGCCGACCGCGTCCGTGAAATTCTGGAAGCCGAGTTTGCGACCGAAATCCTGCACGGCCACATCGACAACATCAGCATCGAACGCGACCTGTCGATCATTGCCACGGTGGGTGAGGGCATGAAAAAAAGCTCCGGGATTGCCGGAAAACTCTTTTCGGTATTGGGTAAAAACGGGGTCAACATCATTGCCATCGCGCAGGGTTCTTCGGAAATCAACATTTCGGTGGTGATCAACAAGAACAACCTCTCGAAGGCGCTCAACGCGATGCACAACGTCTTTTTCCAGTCCGAAGCCCGGATTCTGAACCTCTACCTGGTGGGCGCGGGCCTGATTGGCCGGACGCTGCTGCAACAGATTCAGGCGCAGTACGAATACCTGCGGACCGAAAAGTCGCTGCGGATTTGTCTGGTTGGGGTTTCGAACACCAAAAAGATGCTGCTCGATCCGAAGGGCATCGACCTGACCAACTGGCAGGAGCGCCTTTCCAGCGAGGGCGTCACTACGTCTTTACCCGCTTTTGTGGACAAGCTGAAAGACTACAACCTGCCCAACAGCGTTTTCATCGACTGCACCGCTGACAAGGACATCCCGTTGTTTTACGAACCCCTGTTGAACGCCAACGTGTCGATCGTGACGCCGAACAAGGTGGCCAACTCCGGTCCGTACGCCGACTACAAGCGCCTGCAACGGGCAACGGTCCGGCGGGGTGTCAAGTTTTTGTACGAAACCAACGTCGGCGCGGGGCTGCCCATCATCAATACCCTGCAGGGCCTGATGACCTCCGGCGACCGGTTTCTGAAAATCGAAGCCATCCTGTCGGGTACGCTGTCGTACATTTTCAACACCTTCAGACCCGGCGTTTCGTTTGCCGAGGTGGTGCGGGAAGCCAAAGCGAAAGGCTTTACCGAACCCGATCCGCGCGAAGACCTGAGCGGTATGGATGTGGCCCGGAAAATCCTGATTCTGGCCCGCGAAGCCGGTTTTGAACTTGAGCCGTCGGATGTGACCATCAACAACCTGCTGCCCGAAAGCTGCATCGCAGCGCCCAGCATCCCGGCCTTTTTCGAGGAACTGGAACGCAACAACGCTTTCTTCGAAAACCTGCTCCAGGAAGCTGAAAACCGTAACGAAAAACTGCGGTATGTGGCAACTTTCGAAAACGGCAAAGTGACGATTGAACTGCGGTCGGTCGGGTTCGAGCACCCGTTTTATTCCCTGTCGGGCGCCGATAACATCATCTCGTTTACGACCGAACGGTATAAAGAACGGCCCCTGGTTATCAAAGGCCCCGGCGCGGGTGCTGAAGTAACGGCCACGGGGGTGTTTGCCGACGTGGTTAGCATTGGTAGTTACCTGGCGTGA
- a CDS encoding heavy metal-binding domain-containing protein has protein sequence MLVTTTSNIEGKRIAKYLGLANGEAIIGSNLIKDFFATVRDVVGGRSAAYEQALREAKSIAMKEMIEQAQRLGANAVIGVDLDYQTIGNNGGLLMVSANGTAVVVD, from the coding sequence ATGCTGGTAACAACTACCTCCAACATCGAAGGCAAACGAATTGCGAAGTACCTGGGCCTTGCCAACGGCGAAGCCATCATCGGTTCCAACCTCATCAAAGACTTCTTTGCTACCGTGCGCGATGTCGTGGGCGGCCGTTCAGCGGCTTACGAACAGGCCCTGCGTGAAGCAAAAAGCATTGCCATGAAAGAAATGATTGAGCAGGCTCAGCGGCTGGGCGCCAATGCCGTTATCGGCGTCGATCTGGATTACCAAACGATTGGAAACAACGGCGGTCTGCTCATGGTCAGCGCCAACGGGACGGCGGTGGTGGTCGACTAA
- a CDS encoding vWA domain-containing protein, with protein sequence MKGFQFSDYIPPEKKEGSKFDQLLNIFQQLLLMTSGNVEQALAYLNDLDRRYGLTDDQYGIGNFVEEMKEKGYLTEQNEEGTLAMTAKSEQSIRRSALEEIFGKLKRSKSGGNHHTPYTGVGDELSSDLRDFQFGDTLEQISMTESIRNAQINSGVEEFRLMERDLEVVEKEQKTQTSTVLMIDVSHSMILYGEDRITPAKKVGMALVELVKQKYPKDTLDIIVFGNDAWQIQVKDLPYLEVGPYHTNTVAGLELAMDLLRRRKNKNKQIFMITDGKPTCLKEGIRYYKNSFGLDRKIVSKTLTLAAQCRRLDIPITTFMIASDPYLKQFVHEFTKVNNGRAYYSSLQGLGNMMFEDFQRNRRKNIK encoded by the coding sequence ATGAAAGGCTTCCAATTCTCTGATTATATTCCGCCTGAAAAAAAAGAAGGCAGTAAATTTGACCAGCTACTCAACATTTTCCAGCAATTGCTGCTGATGACGTCGGGAAATGTGGAGCAGGCACTGGCGTACCTGAACGACCTCGACCGACGCTACGGCCTGACCGACGATCAATACGGGATTGGCAATTTCGTTGAGGAAATGAAAGAAAAAGGCTACCTGACCGAGCAGAACGAAGAAGGTACGCTCGCGATGACGGCCAAAAGCGAGCAGTCCATCCGGCGGTCGGCGCTGGAAGAAATTTTCGGCAAACTGAAACGTTCCAAGTCGGGCGGCAACCACCACACGCCGTATACGGGCGTGGGCGATGAACTGAGCAGTGACCTGCGCGATTTTCAGTTTGGCGATACGCTTGAACAGATTTCCATGACCGAATCCATCCGTAACGCCCAGATCAACAGCGGAGTAGAAGAATTTCGGTTGATGGAGCGCGACCTGGAGGTGGTCGAGAAAGAACAGAAAACGCAGACCTCGACCGTGCTGATGATCGACGTCAGCCACTCGATGATTCTTTACGGCGAAGACCGGATTACGCCCGCCAAAAAAGTGGGCATGGCGCTGGTGGAACTCGTCAAACAGAAGTATCCCAAAGACACCCTCGACATCATTGTGTTCGGCAACGACGCCTGGCAGATTCAGGTAAAAGATTTGCCGTACCTGGAAGTGGGGCCGTATCACACCAACACCGTGGCCGGGCTTGAACTGGCGATGGATTTGCTGCGACGGCGCAAAAACAAGAACAAACAGATCTTCATGATCACCGACGGAAAGCCGACCTGCCTGAAGGAAGGCATCCGGTATTACAAAAACAGTTTTGGGCTGGATCGCAAGATCGTTTCGAAAACGCTGACCCTGGCCGCCCAATGCCGCCGGCTCGACATTCCGATTACAACCTTCATGATTGCCTCAGACCCCTACCTGAAGCAGTTTGTGCACGAATTCACGAAAGTCAACAACGGCCGGGCCTACTACAGCAGTTTGCAGGGCCTGGGAAACATGATGTTTGAGGACTTTCAGCGCAACCGACGCAAGAACATTAAATAA
- a CDS encoding alanine dehydrogenase: MTGFEELAKQTALYPQEAPAAVKKQQGSLMIGLPKEVSLQENRIALTPEAVAILVRNGHEVLVEKGAGIGAKFSDNDYSEAGALIAPSAKEVYNANLILKVEPLVEQEFEYIKAGSTLISAVNLPNHDRKYFERLNSKKITALGYEYIEDKVGGMPVIRAMSEIAGSTVMLIAGEYLSSANNGRGVILGGITGVPPTKVVILGAGTVAEYAARTALGLGAEIKVFDKHIYKLQRLKYAIGQHIYTSIIETDTLSEAIQRADVVIGAMRAEDGLSPVVVTQEMVSHMKLDAVLIDVSIDQGGNFETSRMTTHKEPTYKLNDVIHYCVPNIPSRVAHTASLALSNIFLPFLLKTGTLGGIEEMMFANRWFMKGVYSHNGLLTNAYIAKKFNMRYKDLSLLLAARI; this comes from the coding sequence GTGACTGGGTTTGAAGAATTAGCGAAGCAAACGGCACTTTATCCGCAGGAAGCTCCTGCTGCTGTTAAGAAGCAACAAGGTAGCCTGATGATCGGGTTGCCCAAAGAGGTTTCCCTGCAGGAAAACCGGATTGCGCTCACCCCCGAAGCCGTCGCCATTCTGGTGCGAAACGGCCACGAAGTACTGGTCGAAAAAGGGGCTGGCATAGGGGCCAAGTTTTCGGACAATGACTACAGCGAAGCGGGAGCGTTGATTGCTCCGTCGGCCAAGGAAGTCTACAACGCAAACCTGATTCTGAAGGTTGAGCCCCTGGTGGAACAGGAATTTGAGTACATCAAAGCCGGGAGTACGCTGATTTCGGCCGTTAACCTGCCCAACCACGACCGGAAATACTTCGAACGGCTGAACAGCAAAAAGATTACCGCCCTTGGTTACGAATACATCGAGGATAAGGTCGGCGGAATGCCGGTTATTCGGGCGATGAGCGAGATCGCGGGCAGCACGGTTATGCTTATTGCCGGGGAGTACCTGAGCAGCGCCAACAACGGCCGGGGCGTAATTCTGGGCGGTATTACGGGCGTTCCGCCCACCAAAGTGGTCATTCTTGGCGCGGGCACGGTGGCCGAATATGCCGCCCGGACGGCGCTGGGGCTGGGCGCCGAAATCAAGGTGTTCGACAAGCATATTTACAAGCTGCAACGGCTGAAGTACGCCATCGGACAGCATATTTACACGTCGATTATCGAAACGGATACCCTATCGGAAGCCATCCAGCGGGCCGATGTGGTGATTGGTGCCATGCGGGCCGAAGACGGGCTGAGTCCGGTGGTGGTGACGCAGGAAATGGTGTCGCACATGAAACTCGACGCGGTGCTCATCGATGTTTCAATCGACCAGGGCGGCAATTTTGAAACCTCCCGGATGACAACCCACAAAGAGCCCACTTACAAGCTCAACGATGTCATTCATTACTGCGTTCCGAACATCCCGTCGCGGGTAGCCCACACGGCTAGTCTGGCCCTGAGCAACATTTTCCTGCCGTTTTTGTTGAAAACAGGGACCCTCGGGGGGATTGAGGAGATGATGTTTGCCAACCGCTGGTTTATGAAGGGAGTTTACAGCCATAACGGGCTGTTGACCAACGCTTATATCGCCAAGAAATTTAACATGCGCTACAAGGACCTGAGTCTCTTGCTGGCCGCGCGAATTTAG
- a CDS encoding sigma 54-interacting transcriptional regulator produces the protein MSYSSLKSKELLKIKTLGELKATGYKSKSIKQELRDNLIEKIKEKEVVFPGIWGYEDTVIPEVERAILSMHHINLLGLRGQAKTRIARLMINLLDEYIPVLEGSELNDDPLQPLSRYAHDVLAEKGDEAPIAWLHRNDRYTEKLATPDVSVADLIGDVDPIKAATLKLPYSDERTIHFGLIPRSHRGIFVINELPDLQARIQVSLFNILQEGDIQIRGFKLRLPLDIQFVFTANPEDYTNRGSIVTPLKDRIDSQIVTHYPKSLEIGKKITLQEAIVKTEQKGMVKTNDLITDLIEQVAMEARESEYVDAKSGVSARLTIAAYENLLSAAERRALLNAEKETYVRITDLYGVVPAICGKVELVYEGEVEGPVIVAQNLIGKAIRTQFLNYFPNPEKAKKQKGGNPYKKITDWFGDGNIMDFLNEMPTRDYENRLRAIDGLDDLVDSLHSRLSRQEKLFMMEFALHGLAEHSLVGKKSLDTGQQFKDLLGSMFSPGSSFGEDDDDDDEDRF, from the coding sequence ATGAGCTATTCATCTTTGAAGAGTAAAGAGTTATTAAAAATAAAAACCCTCGGCGAGCTAAAAGCCACTGGTTACAAATCAAAATCCATCAAACAGGAACTTCGCGACAACTTAATTGAAAAAATTAAGGAGAAAGAAGTGGTCTTCCCGGGCATCTGGGGGTACGAAGATACCGTTATTCCGGAGGTCGAACGGGCCATTCTGTCGATGCACCACATCAACCTGCTCGGATTGCGCGGTCAGGCCAAAACCCGGATTGCGCGGCTGATGATCAATCTGCTGGACGAATACATCCCGGTGCTGGAAGGGTCGGAACTCAACGACGATCCGCTTCAGCCGCTTTCCCGGTATGCGCACGACGTGCTGGCCGAGAAAGGCGACGAAGCTCCGATTGCCTGGCTGCACCGCAACGATCGGTATACTGAAAAACTGGCAACCCCGGACGTTTCGGTGGCCGACCTCATCGGCGATGTCGATCCAATCAAGGCCGCAACGCTGAAACTACCGTATTCGGACGAACGCACCATCCATTTCGGTCTGATTCCGCGCTCACACCGCGGCATTTTCGTCATCAACGAATTGCCGGATTTGCAGGCCCGGATTCAGGTGTCGCTGTTCAATATTTTGCAGGAAGGCGATATCCAGATTCGCGGTTTCAAACTGCGGTTGCCACTCGACATTCAGTTTGTGTTTACCGCTAACCCCGAAGATTACACCAACCGGGGCAGCATCGTAACGCCCCTCAAAGACCGGATTGATAGCCAGATCGTGACGCACTATCCGAAGTCGCTGGAAATTGGCAAGAAGATTACGTTGCAGGAAGCCATTGTTAAAACCGAACAGAAAGGAATGGTCAAAACCAACGACCTGATTACCGATCTGATCGAGCAGGTTGCAATGGAAGCTCGTGAGAGCGAGTATGTTGACGCCAAAAGCGGGGTGTCGGCCCGCTTGACCATTGCGGCTTACGAGAACCTGCTGTCGGCGGCCGAACGCCGGGCGCTGCTCAACGCTGAAAAAGAAACGTACGTCCGGATTACCGACCTGTACGGGGTGGTTCCGGCCATCTGCGGCAAAGTTGAACTGGTGTACGAAGGCGAAGTGGAAGGGCCGGTCATTGTGGCCCAGAACCTGATCGGGAAAGCCATTCGGACGCAGTTCCTGAATTATTTTCCCAATCCGGAAAAAGCCAAAAAACAGAAAGGCGGCAATCCCTATAAGAAAATAACCGACTGGTTTGGCGACGGCAACATCATGGATTTCCTAAATGAGATGCCGACCCGCGACTACGAAAACCGCCTGCGGGCCATTGATGGGCTGGATGATCTGGTCGATTCGCTGCATTCGCGCCTGAGTCGTCAGGAAAAGCTTTTCATGATGGAGTTTGCGCTGCACGGTCTGGCCGAACACTCGCTGGTTGGCAAGAAATCCCTGGATACCGGTCAACAGTTCAAAGACCTTCTGGGCAGCATGTTCAGCCCCGGCAGTTCGTTCGGGGAAGACGACGACGATGACGACGAAGACCGGTTTTAA